A section of the Roseovarius sp. W115 genome encodes:
- a CDS encoding BMP family ABC transporter substrate-binding protein encodes MSLTRILASAVVALGMAGAAVAEDKTKVGFIYVGPIGDGGWTYEHDQGRLAVEEHFGDKVETVFQESVPEGADAERAITQMALQGADLIFTTSFGYMDSTINVASKFPDVKFEHATGFKTADNVSVYSARFYEGRAIQGHIAGKMTKSNVIGYIASFPIPEVIRGINAAYIHAKAVNPDVEFKVIWVYTWFDPPKEADAATALIDQGADVILQHTDSTAPQAAAEKAGVISFGQASDMSEYAPLPRVSSIIDNWAPYYVARTQAVIDGSWESTETWDGIAPGMVEIGAISEAVPAEIKAEALAMKDLIASGQYHPFTGPLNKQDGTPWLAEGEVADDGTLLGMDFYVEGLTAEIPQ; translated from the coding sequence ATGTCCTTAACCCGTATACTTGCCAGTGCTGTTGTGGCGCTTGGGATGGCTGGCGCGGCAGTCGCCGAAGACAAGACTAAGGTTGGCTTTATCTATGTCGGCCCAATCGGTGATGGCGGTTGGACCTATGAACATGATCAGGGGCGTCTCGCCGTAGAAGAGCATTTTGGCGACAAGGTCGAGACCGTGTTTCAGGAGAGCGTGCCGGAAGGCGCGGATGCCGAACGCGCGATCACGCAGATGGCTTTGCAAGGCGCGGATCTGATCTTCACCACGTCTTTTGGGTATATGGACAGCACCATCAATGTGGCCTCAAAATTTCCGGATGTGAAATTTGAGCATGCTACTGGCTTCAAGACCGCCGACAATGTTTCGGTGTATTCCGCGCGTTTTTACGAAGGCCGCGCCATTCAGGGGCACATCGCTGGTAAGATGACCAAGTCGAACGTCATCGGCTACATCGCGTCCTTCCCCATCCCCGAGGTCATTCGCGGGATCAACGCAGCTTATATTCACGCCAAGGCGGTGAACCCGGATGTCGAGTTCAAGGTGATCTGGGTTTACACATGGTTTGATCCGCCAAAAGAGGCGGACGCGGCCACGGCTCTGATTGATCAGGGCGCAGACGTGATCCTGCAGCACACAGATTCCACCGCGCCTCAGGCGGCGGCGGAAAAAGCCGGTGTGATTTCCTTTGGTCAAGCCTCTGACATGTCCGAATACGCGCCGTTGCCACGGGTGAGTTCGATCATCGACAACTGGGCGCCGTACTATGTCGCGCGCACGCAAGCGGTGATTGATGGAAGCTGGGAAAGCACTGAGACCTGGGACGGCATTGCGCCCGGCATGGTCGAGATTGGCGCCATTTCCGAGGCTGTTCCGGCGGAGATCAAAGCCGAGGCTTTGGCGATGAAAGATTTGATCGCCTCCGGTCAGTACCACCCGTTCACCGGCCCCCTGAACAAGCAAGACGGCACGCCTTGGCTCGCCGAAGGCGAAGTGGCCGATGACGGTACACTTTTGGGTATGGATTTCTATGTCGAAGGGCTGACGGCGGAAATTCCACAGTAA
- a CDS encoding THxN family PEP-CTERM protein, translating to MFKLKILGAAAAVLIGTGAASAVTFSVDAISGSWQNTVLAGGGTASGEGTGSIRWGDPATSNGPSGYDFTGAATPLSADPDELFILGTFNHLNFPVFPPSLVSADLTVSIEGMVENVGFAFDSVFSFDHFETPNNASPCAIPGTVSPCPDLVTLLNAQDTTQIVTVGDTDFTLEIAGFVTDPLDPSSFLNSFTTLENENNQAFLVGRFSQPIVEVAPVPLPAAGWMLFAGLGALGLARRKRKAV from the coding sequence ATGTTTAAATTGAAGATCTTGGGTGCCGCTGCTGCGGTGCTGATCGGAACAGGGGCTGCCTCCGCCGTTACCTTTTCCGTAGATGCCATTTCAGGCAGCTGGCAAAACACAGTTCTTGCAGGTGGCGGGACCGCCTCAGGCGAAGGGACAGGGTCAATCCGTTGGGGGGATCCTGCAACGTCCAATGGGCCAAGCGGATACGACTTTACAGGCGCTGCAACGCCTCTGTCCGCAGATCCCGATGAGCTGTTTATTCTGGGAACGTTTAACCACCTGAACTTCCCGGTATTCCCACCTTCACTGGTTTCGGCTGATCTGACAGTGTCGATCGAAGGTATGGTCGAAAACGTAGGATTTGCATTCGACTCGGTCTTTTCCTTCGACCATTTTGAAACGCCGAACAACGCCTCACCCTGTGCTATACCGGGGACGGTTTCGCCGTGTCCTGATCTGGTCACACTGCTCAATGCGCAGGACACAACTCAGATCGTGACGGTTGGAGACACAGACTTTACGCTTGAAATCGCTGGGTTTGTCACAGACCCGCTGGATCCGTCTTCGTTTCTGAACAGTTTCACAACTTTGGAAAACGAAAACAATCAGGCGTTTCTCGTCGGCCGGTTCAGCCAACCTATCGTTGAGGTCGCACCTGTTCCGCTTCCTGCTGCGGGTTGGATGCTGTTTGCAGGTCTGGGCGCGCTGGGTCTTGCGCGGCGTAAGCGCAAAGCTGTGTAA
- a CDS encoding Hint domain-containing protein produces the protein MGYVASITARTKTNRRYLTGICGEANVRTPLGGRRIEMLNPGDMVVTRNNGLQPVRMIWSWTVTADEMRAHPELAPIRLKTRAIGPMMPGRDLRMASGHRVLIPGYRIAGSEDNQGCLMRVDGVAHNSDKAFAERTAEEVTYYNVVFDQHEVITAEGLPVESFLPSPKALNLLDVSAQQTLKDLFPELSRRRCAYPGLSVPVARASAYLAQTA, from the coding sequence ATGGGCTATGTCGCTTCGATCACTGCACGGACAAAAACCAACCGTCGGTATCTGACCGGGATTTGTGGCGAGGCCAATGTGCGCACGCCGCTTGGTGGACGTCGCATCGAGATGCTCAATCCGGGCGATATGGTTGTGACGCGCAACAACGGCTTACAGCCTGTGCGCATGATCTGGAGCTGGACCGTGACGGCAGACGAGATGCGCGCGCACCCTGAGCTTGCCCCAATCCGTCTCAAGACTCGCGCGATTGGTCCGATGATGCCTGGGCGCGATCTGCGCATGGCCAGCGGTCACCGCGTTCTCATACCCGGCTACCGCATTGCCGGGTCGGAAGATAACCAAGGATGCCTGATGCGCGTCGATGGCGTGGCGCATAACAGCGACAAGGCCTTTGCCGAGCGCACTGCCGAAGAAGTGACTTACTACAATGTTGTTTTTGATCAGCACGAAGTGATCACCGCCGAAGGGCTTCCAGTGGAATCGTTCCTGCCATCTCCCAAGGCACTCAACCTTCTGGACGTCTCGGCACAACAAACGCTCAAGGATCTCTTCCCAGAGCTTAGCCGCCGCCGCTGTGCCTACCCTGGCTTGTCGGTCCCTGTGGCGCGTGCGAGTGCTTATTTGGCGCAGACGGCGTAA
- a CDS encoding DUF938 domain-containing protein, which yields MPQSPPPPRISVAHADEDGRMHAPAAERNADAIAGLLQNHAPQDGHALEIASGTGQHVAQFARVTPGLIWHPTDVAKDRLASINIWARETHLGNIEPSVHLDATRHGWHTDHRQTALILLVNLLHLISTPKACILISEAARALVPGGRFIFYGPFLRDGSATSEGDRRFHASLQAQDPEIGYKNDTDVVAWIESAGLQVHTIEDMPANNLAFVTERPKEQR from the coding sequence ATGCCTCAATCCCCGCCCCCTCCGCGCATCTCTGTGGCGCATGCCGATGAAGACGGTCGCATGCATGCCCCCGCCGCAGAGCGCAACGCCGATGCCATCGCGGGTTTGCTTCAAAATCACGCGCCGCAAGACGGGCATGCGTTGGAAATAGCCAGCGGCACGGGCCAGCATGTAGCGCAATTCGCACGCGTTACGCCTGGGCTTATCTGGCACCCGACTGATGTGGCCAAAGACCGGCTGGCAAGTATCAACATTTGGGCGCGGGAGACTCACCTGGGCAACATTGAACCATCGGTTCACCTTGATGCCACCCGTCACGGTTGGCACACGGATCACAGGCAGACTGCGCTCATACTTCTTGTAAACCTGCTGCATCTGATTTCGACGCCGAAAGCGTGCATTCTGATCTCCGAGGCCGCTCGGGCCTTGGTGCCTGGAGGCAGGTTCATCTTCTATGGTCCGTTTCTACGGGACGGGTCTGCGACGTCAGAAGGAGATCGGCGGTTTCACGCAAGTTTGCAGGCGCAGGACCCGGAGATTGGGTACAAGAATGATACCGATGTGGTAGCTTGGATAGAGTCCGCCGGATTACAGGTTCATACCATAGAAGACATGCCGGCCAACAATCTGGCCTTCGTCACCGAAAGGCCTAAGGAGCAGCGATGA
- a CDS encoding GH25 family lysozyme translates to MAWSGRAPSRYAIHGLDVARFQNSINWRRVKAAGISFAFIKATEGGDLLDPMFNENWRKAGRAGVPRGAYHFYYFCTPPEVQARWFIRNVPKKRGALPPVLDLEWNPFSPTCTKRPSGREVRRQARVFMDMLERHYGQRPIIYTTIEFYRDTGIGRFNEEFWLRSTAKTLDKTYPGQRWSFWQYTGTGRVPGVVGDVDINVFGGNRATWNRWLKARAR, encoded by the coding sequence GTGGCCTGGTCTGGCCGGGCGCCATCTCGATACGCCATCCATGGGCTTGATGTGGCGCGCTTTCAGAATTCTATAAACTGGCGTCGGGTGAAGGCGGCGGGCATATCCTTTGCCTTCATCAAGGCAACCGAGGGTGGCGACCTTTTAGACCCCATGTTCAACGAAAACTGGCGCAAGGCAGGGCGCGCAGGTGTGCCGCGCGGGGCGTATCATTTTTACTATTTCTGTACGCCGCCAGAAGTACAGGCGCGGTGGTTCATCCGCAACGTCCCCAAAAAGCGAGGCGCGCTTCCTCCGGTGCTCGATCTGGAATGGAACCCGTTTTCGCCCACCTGCACCAAACGCCCGTCTGGCCGAGAGGTTCGGCGGCAGGCGCGGGTGTTCATGGACATGCTCGAACGCCACTACGGTCAGCGACCGATCATCTACACCACGATAGAGTTTTATCGCGACACGGGCATTGGCCGTTTCAACGAAGAGTTCTGGCTGCGATCCACGGCCAAGACGCTCGACAAAACTTACCCCGGACAGCGTTGGAGTTTCTGGCAATACACCGGCACAGGCCGCGTTCCGGGTGTTGTGGGGGATGTGGATATCAATGTTTTTGGCGGCAATCGCGCCACTTGGAATCGATGGCTTAAAGCGCGTGCGCGCTAA